In Carya illinoinensis cultivar Pawnee chromosome 7, C.illinoinensisPawnee_v1, whole genome shotgun sequence, the following are encoded in one genomic region:
- the LOC122317084 gene encoding pentatricopeptide repeat-containing protein At5g24830: MALLIGCGESSSAASHILLLRYLNRALDSIKHDITQIFANIFCSTIKSDSNVRTCGDEDLPPPPSFEHLMATMDERYQLRARHWYSKQKGYDDKRDPYAVFNVLDTMLRDSLERLKTMRQSLSLPDLGFQECTLEVNYAKHVHVIRDLCLVGKVGAALWLRRKMIHKCVVPDVFTHNYLVNGLCKTSDLERADWLIREMVEMGPSPNRATYNTFIKGYCLSDNVDKALYIFSVMANSDIRPNRVTFNILIHALCKKGLLEEAWKLLGEILEEEKDKESPDLITSTILMDAHFKNGEMVQALSLWDEMVRKSIQIDVVAYNVLIHGFCLSRQMKLAYRYFCEMLKRGLLPDVFTYNTLINGLCKDGKFEEASYIHGVMARLGVTPDPISYKIIIQGLCIYGNVGRAHNFLVCMLENSIVPEPHTWNVIIDCYGRLGDLGNAFSIRDQMLAFGVLPNVFTFNALVHAQVKGGNIANAYSLKKKMFLCGLYPDVVTYNMLIGAACNLGHMRLALQLHDEMLRWGCEPDMITYSELIRGHCLKGNVEVAEELFAKIQKTGLPIDHVPFQLLIKKYCKIGEFDMAYDLYQKWITRDQ, from the exons ATGGCT TTACTAATTGGCTGCGGAGAATCTTCGTCAGCTGCGTCCCATATTCTTCTTCTTAGATATCTGAATCGAGCCCTAGACTCCATCAAGCACGATATTACTCAGATCTTTGCCAACATTTTCTGCTCCACGATTAAATCCGATTCAAATGTCAG GACTTGCGGGGATGAGGATCTGCCGCCGCCGCCTTCTTTTGAACATCTCATGGCGACTATGGATGAACGTTACCAGCTGAGAGCGCGACACTGGTATTCAAAGCAAAAGGGTTATGACGATAAAAGAGATCCATATGCAGTTTTCAATGTGTTAGATACAATGCTAAGGGATAGTTTGGAACGTTTGAAAACGATGAG GCAGAGCCTATCATTGCCAGATTTAGGCTTTCAAGAATGCACTTTGGAAGTTAATTATGCTAAACATGTACATGTAATTCGGGATTTATGTTTAGTGGGTAAAGTGGGAGCAGCTCTATGGCTTCGAAGAAAAATGATACATAAATGTGTTGTTCCTGATGTATTTACACACAACTATCTTGTAAATGGACTGTGTAAGACCAGTGACCTAGAGAGGGCTGATTGGCTTATTAGGGAGATGGTAGAAATGGGTCCCTCTCCCAACCGTGCAACATACAACACTTTCATCAAGGGTTATTGTCTTAGTGATAACGTGGATAAAGCTCTCTATATTTTCTCTGTTATGGCTAATAGTGATATTAGGCCAAACAGAGTTACTTTTAACATACTCATACATGCATTGTGCAAGAAAGGTCTTTTGGAGGAAGCATGGAAGCTGCTTGGGGAGATATTAGAGGAAGAAAAGGACAAGGAATCACCAGATTTGATTACCTCGACTATACTTATGGATGCTCATTTTAAGAATGGAGAGATGGTTCAGGCTCTTAGTCTTTGGGATGAGATGGTCCGAAAAAGCATCCAAATAGACGTTGTTGCATATAATGTCCTTATCCATGGATTTTGTTTGAGTCGACAAATGAAACTTGCGTACCGATACTTCTGTGAAATGCTTAAAAGAGGCTTACTTCCAGATGTTTTTACGTACAATACACTCATAAATGGTCTTTGTAAAGATGGGAAATTTGAAGAGGCTTCCTACATCCATGGTGTCATGGCAAGACTTGGAGTTACTCCTGACCCAATTTCATACAAAATTATAATTCAAGGGCTATGCATTTATGGAAATGTTGGCAGAGCTCATAACTTTCTTGTTTGTATGTTAGAAAATTCAATAGTGCCTGAGCCTCACACATGGAACGTCATAATTGATTGTTATGGAAGACTGGGAGATCTTGGTAATGCATTCTCTATCAGAGATCAGATGTTGGCTTTTGGTGTTCTGCCCAATGTATTTACTTTTAATGCACTGGTTCATGCTCAAGTAAAAGGAGGGAACATTGCTAATGCGTATTCACTTAAAAAGAAGATGTTTCTTTGTGGTCTTTATCCTGATGTTGTTACTTATAATATGTTGATAGGAGCTGCTTGTAACTTGGGCCACATGCGTTTAGCACTTCAATTACATGATGAAATGCTGAGATGGGGATGTGAACCTGATATGATAACTTACTCTGAACTTATTAGAGGTCACTGTCTGAAAGGCAATGTGGAAGTGGCTGAAGAGCTTTTTGCCAAGATACAGAAAACAGGACTGCCAATCGATCACGTTCCGTTTCAGTTACTTATCAAGAAGTACTGCAAAATTGGGGAGTTTGACATGGCATATGACCTCTATCAAAAGTGGATAACTAGGGACCAATGA